CCCACAGCTTCTCTCCATGTGGTCCGTAGAGCTGCACTAAAAAGCCAGTGGCCTTGTGGTACTTTCCAATCAGGGACCACCTGATGGTGACATTACGGCCCTCCAATGAGTTGGAATCAATCTCCGGCCTGACCGTGGGCTCTAGCGACACAGAACACGCAATCAGAAGCTGTGTGTCGCAGCTGAGCTACGTAAAAACTATGTAAAAACCTAAAAACTAAGTCAGTGCTTCAGTCAAAATAGACTGTAAATCAACAGTCAAGATATTGTTTATCTATAGACCTGTTTCCAGTCTGTTTCTCCAGACTTTGACACATCCAAACCTCCATCTTCACCTCAAAGAATCTGACTGTTCTACTCATTATAGGGTAAGACAGGGGAAGACGTCACTTAATCTCATCTGAAcgcatttatttaatgttttagacGCTTATTAATCTTTTCATCTGAACATCAATTTATTCTATCTGAACAGTTTTGATTTGAAATGATCTAATAATTGTTTTCATTTGATAATAGTGATCTGTGAATTTCTATGGccatttgttaaaggtgccctagaactttttttaaaaagatgtaatataagtctaagggatcccctgaatgtgtctgaagtttcagctcaaaatacccaatagatttttttttattaattcttttaactgcctattttggggcatcattataaatgagccgattcagggctactggccctttaattctcgtgctccatgcccacagagctcgcgcttgccttgaacagtgcataaacaaagttcacacagctaatataaccctcaaatggatctttacaaagtgttcgtcatgcatgcgtcatgcatgcggcggattatgtgagtattgtatactgttatattgtttacatttgattctgaatgaatttaaggctgtgctctgtggctaacggctaatgctacactgttggagagatttataaagaatgaagttgtgtttatgaattatacagactgcaagtgtttaataatgaaaatagcgacggctcttgtctctgtgaatacaataagaaacaatggtaactttaaccacatttaacagtacattagcaacatgctaacgaaacatttagaaagacaatttacaaatatcactaaaaatatcatgatatcatggatcatgtcagttattattgctccatctgccatttttcactattgttctaattcaatttttcattcgagggcacctttaatatggaTCTTGTGGATGCAGAAATTTATTTGGATTTGTACAATAACCTTTTActtaaaaataagtacaatattTGTTAAAGTCCTCAGAATTGGTATtgttaacaaaaactattaaaaaatagtttttggaaattaaaataaaagcagaaatagaataaagtaaattataaatattagataagAAGTGTTGCCTTGGCATCTAACTGAAATATGTTTTAAGTACAAgaactaaaaactgaaataaaaattaattaaaggtatataaaaataaaagtaaaaaaaaccaacaaaagtacataacaaaactaaaaataaaagcatattcaaaatattaataaatagacATTACCTCTGGGGTAAGATGTCCCCCTGAGAAGTGGCATTTTgcttatgtttttttatttcattaaataattattataattacattaattacatttacattcatcatgtattttatatatatcagATGCTTTTTACATTTATAGTTGGGACAGGTTTACTAGAGGATTTTTGCCACAGGTAGGGGGCCATCTTACAATTACAGTATTCCTATACAACATCATCCAGTACATACTAAACTCATCTGTAAATATGTTATGAAGGGGGGCATTCCCCTTATCTTTCCCAACAACCAAGTCATTTTTAGTTGTAGTTTAACTGATTCTCACCTGGACAGTCAGTCTCCAAGATTGCCTCTGGACCCAAAGGACCCTCTCCTCCGTCTCCTGGACGAGTGAGTTGTACACGAACACGGTATCTGGTTGAGGGCTTCAGGTTCGGCAATGTGATTTGATCGATGCCATAcacttgttaaaaaaaaaattaattatactgCATGTCTATATAGTATTTTGATATGATTCTACATGAGGGTGAACTGACGTAATTTAAAATTCCTCACCTATGATGGAGGACCAGGAGTCTTCTGTATCCACTGGTTTATAAAGCAGTCTAGTGGAAACAATGGGACCGTCACCCTTGAAAGTGTCCACTGGCTTTACAACCATCTGTTTGCTACTTCTCGACAGCATTTTAGGACCGGCGGTTGGGTAGGGTGGCTCTAGTTCATAACAAAGGGTCTTTCAGCTAGAGAGAATATCACTAGAACAAACCAATTTCTAAAATGAATCTCACCTTTCACAGTTAAGGTAAACTTGAAAGAATCTTGTCCACCATTGGTGGAGACTCGACATTCCCACAAACCATTATGCTCTGCAGACAGCTGCGGGATCTCAAAGTGAGCTGTGCTTTTTTTGGAGTCCATGGTAGTTTGGGAAGCCTGAGGAAAAACAGTCAGCAAATCAAAAAGATTAGAAAGATAGACACAACAGTACTTTTTAACTTTTCACTTTATAAACATTCCTTCTTTAAACTTCATATCTGGTAAtattttacttaaagggttagttcacccaaaaaagaaaattctgtcattaaatattcatcctcatgtcgttccaaacccgcaagactttagttcatcttcagaacacaaataaagacctttttgatgaaatctgtttTTTCGTATAAAGTGATAAAGTCTGTTctgaaaatttggactaaaccgctcaattcatatggattcgttttatgatctctatacatttttcaaagcgtcaaagtgtcagttgcgtagctgtctatggagggacagacatctcttagatttcattaaaaaaaaagatctttatttgtgttccgaagaacgacatgagggtgagtaattaaagacaaaattttcatttttgggtgaagttgTCACGAACACCAGCCAGAATGCCTTTGATAGCCACCAGAGAGCACTCTAACACAGACTATTGTCATTCCCTCAAGAATTACATTACCCATAACTACAGTATATATGCATTTCTGAGCCACTGAATCCTGTTTCTCCTGTGTCCTAGTTATTTTGATTCTCTGCCTGTTCTTTTGGATTTCTctttatgatgttttattaacaaagttcgggaggagcaGGTGCAGATTATTAGACTAATTATCACAGGTGGAAAGCATTCAGCTAATCAACCAATGGAGGTATATATACTGCAGACTTACCTCCGTTCGATTgacagtttatcagcatccctccaccaccccatctcctcacttctaaATTCTATCTCTCATAACCACAtccggggggagtactctgggttcgggccaaaattctGAGCTTGGAGCCCTCCCcctggacagcacgccaaatacgcattacTTTCTCTATCtaattatatgtatatgtgaacTTGTGAATTGCCTAACCCATGCACTTAGTTATTGTTAggattgtttttttgtgtatgaCCTTTGCCTGGATTTGAAATATGATTGTGGATTGCCCTTTTACTGCATTGGATCCTCAACTTGTGTCTTGGAGCAGTATATGACAAAAGCATCCCTTTAAAGcctttatatataatgcattctaaaagtatttaaaatgcattaattatgcctTGTAATGCACCTTATAATGCATAGTATGGTCTCATGAGTAATTGTAACCACAgttataatacaatataatactttataacatatataatgcattaaaacacatgacaaacaaCCAATTTCAGATGTTACATGGaatctgcaaatattataatgcattttacaaTTATAtgttacaattatttatgaataaaatgcattataatgtacattatgaatacatttataatgcattacacATAAAGgctttaaataaagcattagCAAACTTCTTATACTTTTGACTCCTTCACCTTAAGAACAGTGCTTTCCAGCTTGCGTAGCTCGATACTCATATGGCTAGGCAGCGGATGGCCTGTTGCAGAGCATGTGATCTTGTGGCTGGAGTTCAAGTTTCCCTCCAGGTTACTGGCCATGTCCAAAATCTCTGGTACACTATCTGAAAGTGGGATAAAGTTATACAAACGGCGCCAAGAGGAAAAAACATTACAGTTTTCTGAGTAGATGGAAAAGTAGTCTTGAAGACTGACCTGATTTCTCGCAGTATTGCCCTCTCCAGCCTGTAGGACATTGGCAGCCACTGAATCGATTGCATTTGCCTTTGTTTTCGCAGTTGCAACTTAAAAGACAGTCAGCGCCATACATTCCTTCAACACAGGCTATGAAAGTAAGATGAAACCAGGAATCTTATAAGACATTACACAAGTGTGCTTGGGAATGTTTGTGTAATAACAGTATGAaagcttgtttttttgttttgtttttgtgcagtCAAGACATATCTCACATCTGCAacattatttctcacaattgttaCTTTTTATCTTAAAACTGCAACCTTGTTTCTCATTATTGTGACTTTAATCTCACATTAACTCACtttatattgttattttaactttatttctcTTAATTGCGCCtttaatttcacatttgcagttttatttctgttaattgtgactttattgtATTCTTGTATTTTACAATGTGACTGTATCACACaatctgattttatatcagatTATCGATCTAATATTATGCTCTGATAAAATGATATaactgtgactttatttctcataaatgAGTGACTTTGTTTCCTGCaattttgctattttatatttcacaatgtgactttatatcttacagTCTGactttatttgttattataaacTTTATCTCACTCACTTTTTTCACTCTGAGGTAAAAATTGGCTTCCACAAACACTAGAACAAATGTACAGAGCAGTAAGAAATATTTATCTTGGTCAGTTTGATGGAAGCTGAATTTTTACTGGCAGATTCCAGCAGCACCTGTTTAAACTTTAATGCAGAACTGAATCCTTTCTGCAGGGTCCAGATGATACATGGAGGGAACAGTTATTATATAAAGGGATCTCATGTTAAACTCACGTTTACGACAGCGGTCACCATGCCAGCCACTGGCACAAGAACAGCCATAAGGGTCTGTGAGACAGAAACTCAAGCCCTGGCATCCATTCTCTGTCTTACAGGATTCCTGGCAGTTCCGACCAAACATTCCTTCACGACAGGCTGCAAAACCAAAGTCACAAAAATGGATTTGTATGTTTAAGTTCTTAAAAAGACAGTCTACTCTATACAGACAATGATCAGTTTCATAGAAATGGTTTTCATTTACCTGTCTCACAGCGCATTCCCATAAACCCTGGAGGACAAATACAGTCTCCATCTTTGTCATGGCACACGCCTCCATTCAAGCATTCAGGACAGTCCTTGTCACAGTCGGAGCCCCATTTGTTCTTTGGGCATTCTGGAAAATAGATAGGTGAGAAAAATCAAGCAATATGATATAAAATCCAAAGTTCTGAATAAATCTAAATCTGTGATATGATACTAAATATGATACCACGAACGATGAGGCGCATCCAGGTACTAAATATAGCACTGTCTCCAAGATAGTTGGCACTGTAAATCCCTGCGTTGCTTACATCAACTTTTTCCAGATCCAGAACTGCTGTGCTGTTCTGAACATCAGCACTAGGAGTCATGTACAGGTAGTTACCTAAAACAAATCAGAATTTACTTGCTTGTAAATTGCGTATCCATTTACTGAtatgcaaaaaagaaaagaaaaaaaaaaaaaacttggtggAAACATCCTGCcgcaacatttttgtttttccacatAATGTcctattatgtgtgtgtgtgtgtgtgtgtgtatacagtgagtacagaaagtattcagaccccttaaatttttcactctttgttatattgcagccatttgctaaaatcatttaagttaattttttttccctcattaatgtacacacagcaccccatattgacagaaaaacacagaattgttgacatttttgcagatttattaaaaaagacaaactgaaatatcacatggtcctaagtattcagaccctttgctgtgacactcatatatttaactcaggtgctgtccatttcttctgatcatccttgaaatggttctacaccttcatttgagtccagctgtgtttgattatactgattggacttgattaggaaagccacacacctgtctatataagaccttacagctcacagtgcatgtcagagaaaatgagaatcatgaggtcaaaggaactgcctgaagagctcaagagacagaattgtggcaaggcacagatctggccaaggttacaaaaaaatttctgctgcactttagacttgtgccgatattcggtaatgcgataaatcgcgacaatgaatatgcacgatattgtaatcgtcggcacttcagaataccgtaaataatcatttattaccaattattaattttttataaggcaattaagaatactttacccatcaatcatataaaatgcacaacaccgctgtattctgcgtcaaaagaaacacgcgctcagatgtaaacaatcccaacgtgcacgagaagcacatggcggaaccggtgaaggagacgagctgaatgaaagtgcgcattcactctctgacagcagagggcactgatagaacagcagcgtgcagcggttaccacggaaaccgtgcaaacaaagtaactgcgctagtgaagtttttaaaatgcttcaaacagccattaatttttttgtaatctcagtgttgttcatcacagcaccaaatactgaatacttaaaaaagacttaaaaggatatttattttcaaacctaaacatttttatattttaatgtggactacaacatgccctaatgattagaaatgttctgattatttgttattgttcagtaaaactttgaaaacatacagcttcattagttaacatgttaattcattatcactaaactgacaagaaaaatacttataaagtattaattaacattaattaatgttaatttcttagttactatttaataacattactaaaatcaaaataacttatttaatggacctgagataaaactaacaatgatcagttgtgtttctaaactaacattaacaaaaaataacactttctgtaacaaatgtagttaatgcattaaatagagtaaagtgttatcttatgttctttatagcctaatttttttgcattttaatctgtttgaaaatttcattcagagttgtttttgttttattacaaaaagagttcttaaacctgttaaactatgacaaaaatggttttgcaacatttttgaaaatgttgcaaaaccatgaaagcccgcatagacacatgaaagcccgcatggagtttgctaaaaaacacctgaaggactccaagatggtgtcTTGTCCTTCATGTGTCTTGTTCTGAGGAGaagcttccgtcgggccactctgccataaagccccgactggtggagggctgcagtgatggttgactttctacaactttctcccatctccagactgcatctctggagctcagccacagtgatctttgggttcttctttaccccTCTCACCAAAGCTCTTCTCccctgatagctcagtttggccagacggccagctctaggaagggttctggtcgtcccaaacgtcttccatttaaggattatggaggccactgtgctcttaggaaccttaagtgcagcagattttttttttgtaaccttggccagatctgtgcgttgccacaattctgtctctgagctcttcaggcagttcttTTGACcccatgattctcatttgctctgacatgcactgtgagctgtaaggtcttatatagacaggtgtgtggctttcctaatcaagtccagtcagtataatcaaacacagctggactcaaatgaaggtgtacaaccatctcaaggatgatcagaagaaatggacagcacctgagttaaatatatgagtgtcacagcaaagggtctgaatacttaggaccacgtgatatttcagtttttcttttttaataaatctgcaaaaatgtcaacaattctgtgtttttctttcaatatggggtgctgtgtgtacattattgagggaaaaaaaaaacttaaatgatttttgcaaatggctgcaatataacaaagagtgaaacatttaagggggtctgaatactttccgtacccactctatatgtgtgtgtataacatttaaaacatattttcatgAATTACTGTACCAATATGCATAACAAGTGAAATTGTAAAGAATAAGATTAAAGCTATACTGACCATTGAATTTCCATTGAATGTCTCTTCTTTCTGTCCGAATGACCTCCATGATTAGAGGCACTGTGTCTCCTTTACTGGCTGTCACAGTGATCCTCACAGGTCTAAAGTAACCTGCTAAGACATAATTATAATAGTACTCTGGTATGACATCACATTTTTGAAATCTTTTCTTCAGTCTTAGTTTTGCCAAACTGGTtaagatttaaagggatagttcattaAAAGATGTCATTACCCACATTACATTTACTTACCCTTTATTTACATTACTACATtatatttactcactctcatgtagttccaaacctatatgacttaatttttctgcaaaaaaaatatatttttaaaaatgtcccaagggtttttgcttttttttttagtcattaCAGTCAGTCAGTGgggtccagtgttgttttgaatctcattttaaaggaaaaacaaaaaacaaaaacagctgaaATATTCTTTGAAATAAATTCTTTTGTGTATTCttttgacagaatttttattttttaatgaactatccctttaagttaagTATTTTTTACTCAGGTCGCCATACCTTTGCTGTAGTTGTTGATAAGTGTAACACTGGCAAGTTGGTCAGAGCCCCTTTTTGAGAGGCAGTAGAAAATCCCACTGTGGTCAAAGTTTTTAAATCCAAAAGCCACCACTTCTTTAGTCTGTTTCCTTTGCACAGTAAAATTAGGATTATCTGCACGAATGACAATGCTGTTGTCCTTTTTGATGCTCAGTTGAATGCCATCTGTGTCACGCTCTCCAGAAATGCAGGAGAGGTGGAAATGCGAAGCACTTGTGGCCCCATTAGAGGTCATGGTGAGATCCATAACTGCATCTGGTAGAGAACGCATTCCATAAAGATGAATGCAATTTAATACAATTGGAAATCAATTGCAAGGTAGGTGAAATGAAAATCATTAGAAAGttaatattctcatcacttaaGTATGAAAATGACACATATTCAGTACAGTTTTCTGCTTATTTACATTAAGATCACAAAATAACCACAAAAAAAATTGAGCCACTATATAGTGGAACATCCACATTCCTGCTTTGACACATTTCCCCCTGGCTTTCTGCCACTCTGTGCCCTTCTGAACAAAAGAACAATATCAGGAAACAAAGAAGATCCAAAGCCATCATTCCACCACAAATACCATAAGATATCCTATGCAAAATACAGAAGCCCGGGGCTAGTTGTTACACTTTTTACTCCAGTGTATATATCTGAGggcatgtttattttttgtatttattttttattttattccttaAAGTCTAGGCTACAAAAAATAATGCTATTTAGGCTGTTGCTATATGTTTCTACAACTTATGTCATTAAACAGCCTATTATATGCTTTTAAGTAAttgaaacagtaaagcaaatattaaccattaaaatgaagCATACACAGGTAGCATACAAAATATTATATGTTATGACcaaccaatatatatataaattcataaCATTTAAAACGTGACAACACTAAAATCGACAACTCCTGacatttctaaaaaataaataaataaataaataaacgttCCTGATAGCTGCCTTCCTAATAAAACAGTTCAAACTTTCATATAAATCTACTTTATTATACACAATACTTGAACCTTCCCATATGTCagttgtatttgtgtgtgtgttgtatcgTGTATTGTAGAATTGgcaaaaatatatgtttttgtgttttatagtGTATTGTGAGGGTAGAATTTAGCAAAATTATTCTATATAGGccataaagctttttttttgatTCTGTATATTCAAACCCACAAAACCACTGCTAGTAAAAACAACCATGATGGCATAATTGAACTTTTGACTCAGTTACAGCTCTTGTGAGATTGGCTTTATGACAATGAACCCTAGGCTTCTCATAACAATCAATCAATAATTATTTTGAAATCAGCAAGTCACATGAACAGATTGTTAGAAATAACTATTCTGCTTTATGCTATATTCCTTGAGATACATAAGGACTATATACCAAGTGAAGGAACTCCAGTAAATAACATGCATCTC
Above is a genomic segment from Chanodichthys erythropterus isolate Z2021 chromosome 21, ASM2448905v1, whole genome shotgun sequence containing:
- the tie1 gene encoding tyrosine-protein kinase receptor Tie-1 isoform X1, which encodes MLHLISLLCLVDISDAVMDLTMTSNGATSASHFHLSCISGERDTDGIQLSIKKDNSIVIRADNPNFTVQRKQTKEVVAFGFKNFDHSGIFYCLSKRGSDQLASVTLINNYSKAGYFRPVRITVTASKGDTVPLIMEVIRTERRDIQWKFNGNYLYMTPSADVQNSTAVLDLEKVDVSNAGIYSANYLGDSAIFSTWMRLIVRECPKNKWGSDCDKDCPECLNGGVCHDKDGDCICPPGFMGMRCETACREGMFGRNCQESCKTENGCQGLSFCLTDPYGCSCASGWHGDRCRKPCVEGMYGADCLLSCNCENKGKCNRFSGCQCPTGWRGQYCEKSDSVPEILDMASNLEGNLNSSHKITCSATGHPLPSHMSIELRKLESTVLKASQTTMDSKKSTAHFEIPQLSAEHNGLWECRVSTNGGQDSFKFTLTVKEPPYPTAGPKMLSRSSKQMVVKPVDTFKGDGPIVSTRLLYKPVDTEDSWSSIIVYGIDQITLPNLKPSTRYRVRVQLTRPGDGGEGPLGPEAILETDCPEPTVRPEIDSNSLEGRNVTIRWSLIGKYHKATGFLVQLYGPHGEKLWEETTLLNVLSIKLYNLEYHKDYQAVVRLVNCGSHGPPSKPHHIHIYKQGPSSPRNVQADALSINAVRLHWQPPEDPNGGIVKYSIEYQPVDQGSLHPWVDTDDGNKTTKDVTSLNGSTWYQFRVRAFSKVPGEWSKFVKARTREDGLSSFIPTTQHVGRPITEDHQLLWAVVGSVGVTCVTILLALLALFCIRKSVLKRRRTFTYQSGSGEETILQFNSGTLTLTRRSKPSPEPLTYPILEWEDIKFEDVIGEGNFGQVIKAMVKKNGIKMSAAIKMLKEFASENDHRDFAGELEVLCKLGQHPNIINLIGACENRGYLYIAIEYAPYGNLLDFLRKSRVLETDPAFAKEHGTASTLTSQQLLQFAADVATGMHYLSDKQFIHRDLAARNVLVGENLVAKIADFGLSRGEEVYVKKTMGRLPVRWMAIESLNYSVYTTKSDVWSFGVLLWEIVSLGGTPYCGMTCAELYEKLPQGYRMEQPRNCDDEVYELMRQCWRDRPYERPPFSQISVQLNRMQEARKAYVNMALFENFTYAGIDATAEEA
- the tie1 gene encoding tyrosine-protein kinase receptor Tie-1 isoform X2; translation: MLHLISLLCLVDISDAVMDLTMTSNGATSASHFHLSCISGERDTDGIQLSIKKDNSIVIRADNPNFTVQRKQTKEVVAFGFKNFDHSGIFYCLSKRGSDQLASVTLINNYSKGYFRPVRITVTASKGDTVPLIMEVIRTERRDIQWKFNGNYLYMTPSADVQNSTAVLDLEKVDVSNAGIYSANYLGDSAIFSTWMRLIVRECPKNKWGSDCDKDCPECLNGGVCHDKDGDCICPPGFMGMRCETACREGMFGRNCQESCKTENGCQGLSFCLTDPYGCSCASGWHGDRCRKPCVEGMYGADCLLSCNCENKGKCNRFSGCQCPTGWRGQYCEKSDSVPEILDMASNLEGNLNSSHKITCSATGHPLPSHMSIELRKLESTVLKASQTTMDSKKSTAHFEIPQLSAEHNGLWECRVSTNGGQDSFKFTLTVKEPPYPTAGPKMLSRSSKQMVVKPVDTFKGDGPIVSTRLLYKPVDTEDSWSSIIVYGIDQITLPNLKPSTRYRVRVQLTRPGDGGEGPLGPEAILETDCPEPTVRPEIDSNSLEGRNVTIRWSLIGKYHKATGFLVQLYGPHGEKLWEETTLLNVLSIKLYNLEYHKDYQAVVRLVNCGSHGPPSKPHHIHIYKQGPSSPRNVQADALSINAVRLHWQPPEDPNGGIVKYSIEYQPVDQGSLHPWVDTDDGNKTTKDVTSLNGSTWYQFRVRAFSKVPGEWSKFVKARTREDGLSSFIPTTQHVGRPITEDHQLLWAVVGSVGVTCVTILLALLALFCIRKSVLKRRRTFTYQSGSGEETILQFNSGTLTLTRRSKPSPEPLTYPILEWEDIKFEDVIGEGNFGQVIKAMVKKNGIKMSAAIKMLKEFASENDHRDFAGELEVLCKLGQHPNIINLIGACENRGYLYIAIEYAPYGNLLDFLRKSRVLETDPAFAKEHGTASTLTSQQLLQFAADVATGMHYLSDKQFIHRDLAARNVLVGENLVAKIADFGLSRGEEVYVKKTMGRLPVRWMAIESLNYSVYTTKSDVWSFGVLLWEIVSLGGTPYCGMTCAELYEKLPQGYRMEQPRNCDDEVYELMRQCWRDRPYERPPFSQISVQLNRMQEARKAYVNMALFENFTYAGIDATAEEA
- the tie1 gene encoding tyrosine-protein kinase receptor Tie-1 isoform X4; the protein is MLHLISLLCLVDISDAVMDLTMTSNGATSASHFHLSCISGERDTDGIQLSIKKDNSIVIRADNPNFTVQRKQTKEVVAFGFKNFDHSGIFYCLSKRGSDQLASVTLINNYSKGYFRPVRITVTASKGDTVPLIMEVIRTERRDIQWKFNGNYLYMTPSADVQNSTAVLDLEKVDVSNAGIYSANYLGDSAIFSTWMRLIVRECPKNKWGSDCDKDCPECLNGGVCHDKDGDCICPPGFMGMRCETACREGMFGRNCQESCKTENGCQGLSFCLTDPYGCSCASGWHGDRCRKPCVEGMYGADCLLSCNCENKGKCNRFSGCQCPTGWRGQYCEKSDSVPEILDMASNLEGNLNSSHKITCSATGHPLPSHMSIELRKLESTVLKASQTTMDSKKSTAHFEIPQLSAEHNGLWECRVSTNGGQDSFKFTLTVKEPPYPTAGPKMLSRSSKQMVVKPVDTFKGDGPIVSTRLLYKPVDTEDSWSSIIVYGIDQITLPNLKPSTRYRVRVQLTRPGDGGEGPLGPEAILETDCPGPSSPRNVQADALSINAVRLHWQPPEDPNGGIVKYSIEYQPVDQGSLHPWVDTDDGNKTTKDVTSLNGSTWYQFRVRAFSKVPGEWSKFVKARTREDGLSSFIPTTQHVGRPITEDHQLLWAVVGSVGVTCVTILLALLALFCIRKSVLKRRRTFTYQSGSGEETILQFNSGTLTLTRRSKPSPEPLTYPILEWEDIKFEDVIGEGNFGQVIKAMVKKNGIKMSAAIKMLKEFASENDHRDFAGELEVLCKLGQHPNIINLIGACENRGYLYIAIEYAPYGNLLDFLRKSRVLETDPAFAKEHGTASTLTSQQLLQFAADVATGMHYLSDKQFIHRDLAARNVLVGENLVAKIADFGLSRGEEVYVKKTMGRLPVRWMAIESLNYSVYTTKSDVWSFGVLLWEIVSLGGTPYCGMTCAELYEKLPQGYRMEQPRNCDDEVYELMRQCWRDRPYERPPFSQISVQLNRMQEARKAYVNMALFENFTYAGIDATAEEA
- the tie1 gene encoding tyrosine-protein kinase receptor Tie-1 isoform X3 → MLHLISLLCLVDISDAVMDLTMTSNGATSASHFHLSCISGERDTDGIQLSIKKDNSIVIRADNPNFTVQRKQTKEVVAFGFKNFDHSGIFYCLSKRGSDQLASVTLINNYSKAGYFRPVRITVTASKGDTVPLIMEVIRTERRDIQWKFNGNYLYMTPSADVQNSTAVLDLEKVDVSNAGIYSANYLGDSAIFSTWMRLIVRECPKNKWGSDCDKDCPECLNGGVCHDKDGDCICPPGFMGMRCETACREGMFGRNCQESCKTENGCQGLSFCLTDPYGCSCASGWHGDRCRKPCVEGMYGADCLLSCNCENKGKCNRFSGCQCPTGWRGQYCEKSDSVPEILDMASNLEGNLNSSHKITCSATGHPLPSHMSIELRKLESTVLKASQTTMDSKKSTAHFEIPQLSAEHNGLWECRVSTNGGQDSFKFTLTVKEPPYPTAGPKMLSRSSKQMVVKPVDTFKGDGPIVSTRLLYKPVDTEDSWSSIIVYGIDQITLPNLKPSTRYRVRVQLTRPGDGGEGPLGPEAILETDCPGPSSPRNVQADALSINAVRLHWQPPEDPNGGIVKYSIEYQPVDQGSLHPWVDTDDGNKTTKDVTSLNGSTWYQFRVRAFSKVPGEWSKFVKARTREDGLSSFIPTTQHVGRPITEDHQLLWAVVGSVGVTCVTILLALLALFCIRKSVLKRRRTFTYQSGSGEETILQFNSGTLTLTRRSKPSPEPLTYPILEWEDIKFEDVIGEGNFGQVIKAMVKKNGIKMSAAIKMLKEFASENDHRDFAGELEVLCKLGQHPNIINLIGACENRGYLYIAIEYAPYGNLLDFLRKSRVLETDPAFAKEHGTASTLTSQQLLQFAADVATGMHYLSDKQFIHRDLAARNVLVGENLVAKIADFGLSRGEEVYVKKTMGRLPVRWMAIESLNYSVYTTKSDVWSFGVLLWEIVSLGGTPYCGMTCAELYEKLPQGYRMEQPRNCDDEVYELMRQCWRDRPYERPPFSQISVQLNRMQEARKAYVNMALFENFTYAGIDATAEEA